Genomic segment of Salvia hispanica cultivar TCC Black 2014 chromosome 2, UniMelb_Shisp_WGS_1.0, whole genome shotgun sequence:
CGTGTGTGGTGTGAATGGTGTTTGTGCAATGTATGTTGTTCGTATAACGTGTGAAAGTGCCCAAATTCATAACTATTTGGAATATGAATTTTCTAGAATTCAAATTGTGGAGTTGGAGGAAGAATttgaattgtaattttaacTCCTATCCGAATATTTTGCGGTTCCAAACATTGGATTTGGAACTGAAGACTCCAATTCCAGTTCCGCGGTCCAATTCTATGGTATCGAATGGACCATAAATTTTTTGgcaattcaattcaatcttTACAATAATGGGAAAACAAAGCATAGCAAAATCTCAATACATTACTACTTCCATATTACAAAGAAGACAAGTCAAGAAGCTAATAACTagttagtattatttagaCCTCAATGTAATCCACATGTTTTTAGAGCATGCATTTAACAACCATATCTCTAGGAGGTCAATACAAAGATAATAGAAACTACAGAAAACTGATGAAATTCTTACTTCATCTTGGATAGCGCTCTGGCATTTGGACATGCTTGCTCAGGAATTATTAATGTACTTTGATCTATTCGACATAATCCAGTAAAACTGACGGATCACCACGTATTTCGTATCCATTTTTACACATTACTCCGATAACCTGCTCGAGCTTTCTTCGCTCACCCCATCTTTCATATGCATGATATAGTATCCATAACGTTTTCTTTGACAAGTGTATATTTACTTTAGCCATTTCAGTAAGAACCCTCTCCATCTCAGAAAGGCGCATTTCCGAAGCGTACATTACCATTCTGCAGTGGTAGAGAGACCTACAGAGCCTCCAGCCTGCAATCTCAGCACGCCGCACAAACTCATCCAGTTTGTCCACTGCATTGTGCCTGAAGTAACTCGAAATGATGCATCTCATCACATTCACTGCTACAACATGGATTTTATGCTCAAATGCCTCGTTTATTGATTTTTCCATCTGCTCCATTAAGTCCTCCTTTGCATATAAGCAAATCAATAGCACATTCATCCACGGACGATAGTCACTTTCAGGAATTTTGCTGAGAAGTGCCTCCACCCTCTGAACTCTATCAGTGTTGGAGCTCCTACTATAAGCATGAATCATGATTCTAATCAACTGTATTTCGTTAGCATCAACATGACCCCCCACCATCTTATATATTTCCTCCATCTTTTCCAGCTTACCAGCAAGGGCATACCCTCGAAGCATAAGCAGATGGATATCTAAGTTAGGTGTGACAAACTGATCTTTCATAGCCAAGTAAGTCTTTTCCATCTCATCCCACATCCACGCAGTAATATAACCAGAAATTAACACCTTGTACGTATCAACAGTAGGGTTGATGTTTAAATCATTTAACCCCCTAAAAGTTGCTTCCATTTTGTCGACAAGCATCAGACGGCCAAATACTGAAATGAGTATGTTGTAAGTAGTGATCGACGGACAACAGGTGGAATCCCTCTTCAATTCACGAAACACCGACCGACACTTCACATAGTTCCCAGATCTCACGTAAGCACTCATGAGAGCATTATATAAAGATGTTCCCTTCAGTTGTTTACTGCAGGCCTCTTTGAAAAGTTCAACTGCAACATCAACATTGTACATTTTACCAGCTATGATGATACCTTTTGAGTACTCCTTAATTGTCATTGGAGAAGCATAATCAAGTTGCTTCCTCCTCCACTCGAGAACCTGCGTAGATTCAACTGATTAATCTAGCTGTGTAAACAACAGTTGACAAAGCAACACATACATTTCACCTATTTATATCAgtggtaaataaaattagacgGAAATTGGGATATATCACTAATTCAACAAAACTAAACTGCAACGTAAAGAATGTGAAACATGAATTCTTAGATTCATCATGTATAATACCACAAAGCTGGGGTTCTGTGGTTTCCACGAGAGTCCCAACACCTTGTTCTCCATCTATCATCCCTtctttatattagtattaactAAAGCAGtagaaaaataggaaaaatctAAATTGATATGCTACCTGCCTCTCTATTGAATACACATCTTCAACATAGAATTACATTAGAATGTGAATGAACGAGTCGAACTAGAATCATTAGCATGAAAATCTCAGCATTGCAGCAGACCTAAACTGCTCAATGTGTTTCATTTCAACATTTTCAAGGATAAACAAACACATAGTGCATTCATGTGCTAATTGAACAGCATCTTATTTGCATTCGTGCAAAAACAACGATTCATGAACTACATTATACCCATCCACCTACCAAATTATGAATCCCGCAAATTCATGGGCGAAATATGAAGCATCGACAAAAAAGAGTTAATACAAAAACCCACCTGCATAGCCACGGATGGAACTCTGTCTAGATTGTTCAAGAGCTCAAGGATCGCCCACCCATCGGCGTACCTCCGAAAGAGGGCGACACCCTTTTCTTCGAGAATCTTCTCGATTTTCTCCACATCTTTCTGGGCCAAAATCTCATCCCTCAATTCGGCAACCGTCTCTTTCAAGTCATTTTTCCAGTTCACCTCCGCACGcttacaaattaatttatcttggAACAAAGACGCTAATAACCCAAAATCCGTTCCTTTCCCATCACTAGAAGGCGTTTGAGTTGTATCTTGACAAATAAAACGAATTGGGGCAGAGGGTTTAGCGATTCTCCCGTGGTGGCAGAGAAAGAAACGAGGTGTAGTCAAGCATGTCCGAAATTCGGCAAGTTTGAATGCTCGTTTCATTGGAGATTAGCTGATAAAGGAAGGAAATTTACGCATTTTTCATCCGGCTTCCCTCTCTGGATGTTAGGGTTTTTGATGGGGTTTGGGGAAAATCCAGATCATTGGCGATATTCAGATTCATTCACCTtgtaacaaaacaaaattgatttcGGGCAGCAAAATCAGTTTCTGGATTGGCCCAAAACCTGATATGTTTggcccaatttttttattttctttgttattacttgggagtattaattagagaaaataatatagttcTATGGCTGCAAATTCAGCTGTCGTGCTTCTGGTATATCCAATCTCCATCCAAAACCTGTAGGTTTTTAGGTATTCAATATCCAAAATTACGGATTGGGTATGAAAACTGAGAATTAAGAGCAACTGCTCTAATATACACCTTTCATTTCACTCTAagtgacaattttttttagatgtGTCATTCTAAATGATACAttaacactatataaaatttcatgccaAATACTAATTACTtcaattaaagtaaaaaaggagggagtagtaaaattCAGAAACCTTATCAATATATTGATGTCATAGAGGATAATACAAGCCATAATTCATCAACACTACATGCATATCTTGTTTTAGAATTATACATGAGACAATAGTTTAAGATAGTAGGAataaaatttggggaaaaaaaagcAATGTATATAATTTCTACATGATCGATATCTAAAGATGGTATGTCATCCCAACTTTAAGCATTCTCTTGTGAGGAATAGCAAACACCCTATTGCTCTGCCTCAAGTTCTTCTTCAAGAAGTTGTAGCCATAGTCAATCACAACCCTCTTCCAAAGGGCCGCCCCTTTGGCCGCCGCCACCTCATGCTCCCCCACCATGTGCACCACCCCGCTCCGCCACGCCCGGTCCAAATCCCCAACCTCCCCTCCCACACTCTCCTCGAACTCCTTGAGCCTCTCCACCAACAGGCGCTCGAACGGCACCTCCTCATTCCTCACATCCTTGTAACCATACCGCACCACGCATCTGAACACCTGAAGCTCCTTCGGCTGCACCCTCCGGAACAGGAACCTCTCCTCCTCCGGCACTCTGCTGATCGGCAGGGATTTGAACGACACGAACACCAGGACCGAGTGCAGGGCCGGGACGTTGCCCACGTAGTGCTTGAATATTGGCGGGATGCCCTGGACCAGCTCCGAGTAGAACACTGCCAGCCCAGGGAGACGCGGGGAGCTCGTCTCCCCAACGATCTCCCTCACGGACTCTGGTGAAATCTTGTGATCGAGTTCGAAGTAGTACTTGTTTCTGTAGACGTAGTTCCATGTGCACATGATGGTCATCAGAATCATGGCGAATGCGAGGGGGAGGTAGCCGCCTTGGTCGAACTTGTAGAGGACCGAGCTCATGTAGAGCAGCTCCACCGATCCGATGATCAGGATGTAGAGGATTATGAAGACTATGTTGGTCTTCCAAATCATGATCATCACCAACACCAGGAACGTCGATGTCAGCGCCATCACCAACACCACCGCGATCCctagtaagaaagagaataaaataagacagATTGAGTCAACTGCTGATGGGACAgtccaaaaaggaatatgactcaGACAGACCATAGGCATTGCCGATCTTGGCGGTTGTACGGAAACCAAGGGTGACACAAATGCAAGCGAACATGAGAAGATAATTGACTTCGGGGATGTAGACTTGGCCGGGGTATTTGTTGGAGGTGTGGACGATTTTGACACGCGGGAAGCAtccgagagagagagactgtTGGATGATGGAGAAGGTGGCCGAGATCATAGCTTGGCTAGCGATGACTGATGCTGCCACCGCCACCACAAACATCGGCCAGTACATCTTACCTGCATCatcatataataaaagtgaggATGGGATTTGTGTTATAATTAAGGATAGTCGATTttacattagtttgatattgtttgCTTTGAGAGATTGGACCTGGGATGGATTCGTAGAAAGTGTTAGCAACCAAGTGGTTGTTCTTGCGAAGAAACGAGGCTTGGCCGGTGTAAGCTAGGACTAAGGCGGGGTAAGTGACACAGCACATGCTTATCTGAATCGATCTGACAGAGAAATGTCCGACATCTGCAAATAAGGCTTCGGTTCCTGTAATGGAAAGAACGGCGCCGCCGAGGGAGATCCAAGCCTGCTCCTTGTTCCTTATAAAGTAATCCACGATGTAAACGGGGTTGAGAGCTTTGATGACAGAAGTGTCGTATTTGATGAAGTTGAAGACGCCGACTCCAGCGATGAAGGAGAACCATAGTAAGATTATGGGAGCGAAAGTGTATCCGACTTTATCAGTTCCGAATCTTTGAACCATGAAGAGTGTTACTAGGATCACCACTGATGTCCACACTATTCTATCTGTTCCACCAATCCAATTCAACTTTGTTAACTCTATAAAGGAGTGctatttttaaatcaaaacagtagagagagatagagagaccTTCTGTCATATGAGATGTGGCCTCTTTTAATCCGCCCACAGCAGACAATACTATAgaaaacacattaaaaaaaggtaGTGATTAGTAAACAATAAaagtagtattataaattgataaacCATACCTGAGATGCATGGAGTGAGAACTCCATCACCAATAACCATGGAAGTGCCAAGCATGGTAGCAAACAGCAAAACATACTTAGCAAAGTTGCTATTCTCTAACTTTGCTTGAACTTTTGAAGCTCTTTGCAAGCTTTTATTAGGCAATTCCAGTTGGTAAGTCGACACATCTCGATCTTCTACTTCTTGGCTCGGAATTAAACTCACTTTTACATATCGACATATCAGAGAATATAGAGCAAAAGTACCCCCTGATCAAATTCCCAAACAATTacacatttaattaatgatttctaTTCTAATATAAaagcttttaatttttagagataaatttattgaagaaaagaGGAGAATTGAAAAAGGGAGATACCATCGCCATGGTCGTTGGCACGTAGGACAATGAAGACATACTTGACCAAGGGAATTAACGTCAAAGTGTATAAAATCAAGGACAAAACTCCGATGATATCGTCATTGTGTTTTATTCCATCCGTAAACGTGCTAGAAAATACATACAACGGCGACGTGCCGATGTCACCGTACACCACCCCGATGCTCTGGAACGCCAGCTGCAGCACCACCGCCCACCCCATGCCGCCGCCCTATCGCACACACATACAATTATTTCAGATAGCCCATAGATTCTccctttgtactttttttttggacggcaAGTGATTTTATacattgttattttttattattaaatgaagagaaaataaagtattctACTTTTAGatatgagtatttttattggaactgaccaaaaagaaaagtggatcatcttatttttggacggagggatacttaattaattaccatgGCGGCTGCGGCACCATGCCCCAGGCTGGCTGACTCTACGTCGAGCGAGTCCATGCGTCGGAGCTTAGTCCATGAGAGGTTTCTGGCGTTGAGTTGAGGGTTGGTTTGTTCTTCTTGGCGTATTACGACGTCGTCAAGGGTTGTATCATCTGCGTGTGTCGACACACCATCACTagacattttcttttctttttctcagaTCAAATATGTCTTGGGAGTTTCATGGAAGCGAGCCTTATATATACACCCTAAACTATAGATACACATACACGTacgtgtatatataaatatatactctacCTTCTTTTAATCTTTCTTTTGTAACTTTTCCTAGCTTAGTTAACTCAAGATGGCGATGGTCTTGAAtggaaattttttgtttttaagaataaatacttaaaagtagattttttttgtttccatCTCCAAACtagttaaaaagaaataatcttGAACAAAAGATTTGGAATTTAGTTGGATAACATTGTCATCTATATACTATTTctaattatcaatttaatcatattttgggttcggaaaaacaaaacaagaataaaatagtgaaTTATTCGATGggaagattttgtttttatgtaaAGTTTGTACTATAGCATTTGAAGGAACTCTTACAGTTTCATGCCCATCAAAAGTAaattgtgtataattttttgacttatttacattttaagAGAAACCATTCGACTTGTAAATGTAACTTCAAAATAACATAAACCGTTTGTTAGGTACAGACGCGGGAAAAATCAGGTTTAATAGAATTTTTTGGGTGCAGCagtcattttttctttacacAAGTAACTAGTTAAATATtggtaatatttatttcaaaccGTGTTGCATCTTTACTCTATAATAATGCAATTTATTATTCGAAGTATCGTGATGtgcaaacatttttttattgcaatttgcaTCACTAATTACAGACTTTAATTTTGTCTAAAATTGGCCTTGTTTATATAGCTTGTAACAGTCTTCTAGCCTATAGACTTTAGAGACGATGatcgatgatgatgatgatgatgagatgatatgatatatatgtatactcCACAATAATACTaaccaattaataatttaaaacatttaaccgatgaataaaaaatcataaggGAAGAAAATGGAAGACTGGAGttaggaattaattaaatatatatggatctaataaatactccctctgttcgcgaataggagtcccgtatttccattttagtccgtctgcgaataggagtcccggttcatttttaccataaatggtaatagggtcccacctcatttcactcacattttatttaaaactaagtaatatatacaagtgggacccctattccactaacttttttccacccacttttcttaacatttcttaaaatccgtgtcgcccacaaatgtgactcctaatggcggacggagggagtataaatctatatatatgtggatccaataacaaactaaatttttttttaccagtttcagaaaaattaaatctaaaaacgTTTACTTTCTCCTTCAAATGAACAAACTAAGGAAGATTATCTTTTCAGAATTTTTACTATATGGATCTAAGAATtataaatctatatatatttgatctttcatttttttttactaaatcGTTTCAAGAAACttaatttctcaaattaaTTTGGCTAAAATCTGATTAATCTGATTATTGAGACACTGGAATAATCACTTTTGAcgtttcaattattaaaatttgtcaatgatgtttttttgtgttataaaAGCTCTAAATCAAAAGAATGGAGAACAACATATTAATAGTATCTAagcaattcaaaatttaaatattaataaaacgaGATGAAATTAAGTATAGGCAGCAAATGCTATACACAAAATCActccaaaagaaaaatagttgacgaatacaagaaaacaaatacaaaGGGATAGGATAGTTCACATTATGTCGTTATCCGTCAACTTTATCTACTAGAGATGAGTGGTCTCACAAATAGTAATCTCAAGGTGGATGAAATCCAAACAAGGACAAAACACCCTCTACTAAGCGAaccaaaagggaaaaaatgcGACAAttataacacaaaaaataaatgacgAAAATACATGAAGGATCGAATCATCACAAAAGCAAGAAACATAAATCCACGAATGTAAACTCCAACTATCatagcactaaaaataaatccagAGAGATGCATAGATTAAGACATCGTCATATCTGGAGATGTGGCAATAGACTAACGAGGCTCTGAAACTACGATTTTTGGTATTGCCTTGTTTTCATTTCACCTTTCCCTTATGTCCGTGGTTGACCTCAGTGAGGTGCGATACGAACTGCAAGTCTGCAACACTTCAAAACAACTCCTCAGTAGCACCAATTCACGGCGGACAGACTAAAGACAACTAAGGGAGAAAATATTACAAAGACAAAAACAACCAAAAACAAGCAACGATTGATATCATATTAGTGTGTTTCATCGGATATAATCGTTTTGTTTAGCAGATTGATCATATGTAGAAATATAAGTtactaggagtagtatttagtCGATAGTGGTATATTTCAAAGTTAAATCACTTAATGAATGCCCACCGGTTAACATGTGGAGTACTAgtacttagagcatccgcaatggttaataggccagccattctctcctctgccacgtcagcaacactaaaaaaaccacctgccacgtcagatttaggccagccataggccagccgcaataaaaaacaattcaaaatatactacatttacggaattaaaattacgattaaaatacggaattaaatttagacacgtgtacgggaaaattcattaattgcattttaaaaagttacatagataaaaaaaaaagtacatgcataataaagaaaaaaaactatcgtcgtgcagtcttccgtgcccacaactcttcaattatatccttttggagttgaatatgagcatccacttggcgcatgtttggcaaattccttgagtcggccggcttcatcgagggGTACCCCcgtcgtacactaggggtggccgttccgtggcttggaccggcttcatcgtcaccgacccaactagtcagttgtacgccttcgtcttcgacgatcatgttgtgcagaataatgcaggcgtacattatctcggaaacgcatccgacatcccacaaacgcgttgggcccttgattgccgcccatcgagactggagcacaccaaatgcgcgctctacgtccttgcgcgccgactcctgtcgttgcgcaaagtaggccttcttttcatcacttgtttgtcggatcgtcttcacaaagaccggccaccgagggtatatcccatccgccaagtagtagcccatatcatgccggttgccgttggccacgaatgagacggctggaccgacgccctagcacttctcgttgaagaggggagacgagttcaggacgttgagatcgttgttcgacccggctaccccaaaatacgcatgccagatccacagccggtaatcagctacggcctcgaggattatcgtggggttctttgacttgtagccggtcgtgtaggcccccttccagtGCAGCCGACagcttcttccactcccaatgcatacggTATATGCCGCTTAACATCctcggggaacccatgcttctccccgtgcatctcgCATCAAATTCTcgacaatcttcgggagtagggcttcgaaggtaccgCTCACCGAAAATGCCGATCACGCCCCCACGTAACTCCTTCGGACATTTCGGTGGCcgacgactcaccgatgtggaggtactcatcccacatgtccgccgcgcctccgtaggccaactgcccgattgccgccgtgcacttttggataggggtgtggccgggtctgccagccgcatcgtgcctgaagcggaaacacatATATTGACGCTCCAATGCCCTaacgatgcgcataaacaactccctgcgcattctaaaacgccgccggaacatgttggcgggaaaccgcgggtacTCGCAAAGTAGTCCTCGTACGCCCGccgatgtgcagctacgtgatcccgatcaatcactgctcggtgGTGGACAACTGGTGgaggagggcgaggtatcgcctgttgttccaccatacgcatgtaccgctccatcccgcggttcatgtaggcctccatagcctcgttcatcctccgttcgtactcctcaggatccccaccactaccgctaccgctaccacccgcgtgatccatcgctcgatgatgctcttgaacagaaaagttagagagagagaaaactcgttaaaacaagtggtgcaaatgaaaatgaaacgaaaatcgcgtttatatatgattttaaaaaaaaaattgaaaatcggCGCCGGCCGATCGggcctccacaatggcggctagccgatcggctagcgtttcggccagcgacgagcgatcggcgagcccacgccgatccgctcgccgattttgcgctggccgattgcaatggttctgctagccgatcggccagcgcgacgaatcggctagccggtcgctagccgaccattgcggatgctcttactgCTATGAAGCTCAAATTTGGATTGTTTACTTAACTAGTTTCACCAAATATCAGCTTTTAGCGAGACTAGATCTAATAGAACATGAATAACGCAGTTTATTAAAGCCCTTGTTATTTTCGGATGGGGAGATAATTTTCGGGTGGGGATCCTTTGTGTATTTTAGCACATTAGCCTTTGTTGTTCCtcataaactaataaaataatagtattatatttttttgatttattttattagtttgtGAGAAACAGCATAACTGCTATGCACGTTACAGGATCCCTAGGCCCACcctaattttcaaaacaaaaaattcatttttctcgAGTGCAGGTTATTGAAAGCAAGCacaataattttgttttcctaATTTTTGTCACCAATCAATTTTTGGGTTCAATtattggttttatttatttagtggAAACTACTATACATTCAGAATTTGATCAAGAAATGCCACGTGATGCTCCTCCATCTTATATTATGAGGAGTTCCCATCCTGTGGGCTAGTTGTTTTCTCATAAAACAAGTGAGTAAAAGCTACTAGTAAACTTAAGGAAAAGACGAGGAAATGACTTGCCTTTTTAAACTCTTATAAAGTTGAATTGAGGGTGCATGAATTTTCAATTGGTAACAACTCCTTAAACAACAAAGAAGGGCGTGGAATGAAGGTGACATGGCGTAACTcgacaaaaataaatcaatcaataaaatcgCCAGAGATTTGTGGAAGCAAATCAAGTGATGCATCTTTCtgtgtttttttcttcatccCAAACGGCTTTAACCAAAAACGCTCTCCTGTAAAGGACACACCAGCATCCGTGGCCTTGACGGCGACACACTCTCTCACCAACACGTGGATGCCTTTGTTGTAAGAGGCACAGAGAGTACATAGTAAGCATCTTCGGACCTTCCACAATTActtataattacaaaaaacaaaatgaatgcTGTTTCACATATTACAAGAGATGTAAGTCTACAGCAGAGACACAGGGAGAAAACCTTAGAATATGAACGCCAATTCACACTGAATATGATCACAAAAGAAGTCtgttttttacattttctcaGTTTATGCAAAAAACAAACACCATCACATTGGAAATAATCTGGTGCACTACATGGAGGCACTGGTGCCCTTCGTCTATATATTCCTCCACAGAGCACCGTCACATTGGAAAATCTGGTGCTCCGAAATGGAGTCAATAATGTGCAGCATTTCCTTCCCTCGACTCCATTTCTCATACTCCCTTCAACCATGgccaaaatatacaaatacaacaGATCTTGTCAAGAGAACTGATTGGATGCATTCGATTCAGAAGTTTTTTCTGTTGTTTTGAAGCCTCCCAAATATTGGATTTTGAACTACCTCTCTAGCAGATGGTCTCCGAGCAGGATCAGCATCCATCATGGCCTGAGTATTAAGCCAAAAAATGTGCAATAAAACAACTTGTTA
This window contains:
- the LOC125206325 gene encoding potassium transporter 5-like; translation: MSSDGVSTHADDTTLDDVVIRQEEQTNPQLNARNLSWTKLRRMDSLDVESASLGHGAAAAMGGGMGWAVVLQLAFQSIGVVYGDIGTSPLYVFSSTFTDGIKHNDDIIGVLSLILYTLTLIPLVKYVFIVLRANDHGDGGTFALYSLICRYVKVSLIPSQEVEDRDVSTYQLELPNKSLQRASKVQAKLENSNFAKYVLLFATMLGTSMVIGDGVLTPCISVLSAVGGLKEATSHMTEDRIVWTSVVILVTLFMVQRFGTDKVGYTFAPIILLWFSFIAGVGVFNFIKYDTSVIKALNPVYIVDYFIRNKEQAWISLGGAVLSITGTEALFADVGHFSVRSIQISMCCVTYPALVLAYTGQASFLRKNNHLVANTFYESIPGKMYWPMFVVAVAASVIASQAMISATFSIIQQSLSLGCFPRVKIVHTSNKYPGQVYIPEVNYLLMFACICVTLGFRTTAKIGNAYGIAVVLVMALTSTFLVLVMIMIWKTNIVFIILYILIIGSVELLYMSSVLYKFDQGGYLPLAFAMILMTIMCTWNYVYRNKYYFELDHKISPESVREIVGETSSPRLPGLAVFYSELVQGIPPIFKHYVGNVPALHSVLVFVSFKSLPISRVPEEERFLFRRVQPKELQVFRCVVRYGYKDVRNEEVPFERLLVERLKEFEESVGGEVGDLDRAWRSGVVHMVGEHEVAAAKGAALWKRVVIDYGYNFLKKNLRQSNRVFAIPHKRMLKVGMTYHL
- the LOC125203354 gene encoding pentatricopeptide repeat-containing protein At2g30780, which codes for MKRAFKLAEFRTCLTTPRFFLCHHGRIAKPSAPIRFICQDTTQTPSSDGKGTDFGLLASLFQDKLICKRAEVNWKNDLKETVAELRDEILAQKDVEKIEKILEEKGVALFRRYADGWAILELLNNLDRVPSVAMQVLEWRRKQLDYASPMTIKEYSKGIIIAGKMYNVDVAVELFKEACSKQLKGTSLYNALMSAYVRSGNYVKCRSVFRELKRDSTCCPSITTYNILISVFGRLMLVDKMEATFRGLNDLNINPTVDTYKVLISGYITAWMWDEMEKTYLAMKDQFVTPNLDIHLLMLRGYALAGKLEKMEEIYKMVGGHVDANEIQLIRIMIHAYSRSSNTDRVQRVEALLSKIPESDYRPWMNVLLICLYAKEDLMEQMEKSINEAFEHKIHVVAVNVMRCIISSYFRHNAVDKLDEFVRRAEIAGWRLCRSLYHCRMVMYASEMRLSEMERVLTEMAKVNIHLSKKTLWILYHAYERWGERRKLEQVIGVMCKNGYEIRGDPSVLLDYVE